The genomic stretch AACTAGTGCgcgtttaaattgaaatttaatacataattcgaaaataaaagcctaagttactccttatttacATCAGATATCTGCTAGTATagttccgtcaaaattggttcagTTATTCCTGATATTAGCTAGAACAATCAGAGAGACagtcaaatattgaaaaaaaaaagatattttggtatatgtgtcGTGTATAGAAATTCATTAAGTAGAGTCAGGAATTATCATACTTAGTCGAGATTTTTGCCCCAATGGAGGTTAAATATGCAAGGGGGATGAAACTCTCATGTTAAGTAGGTGACATTAATTGTGTGAAATAGTTTATTTAGATAAGAATTATTACGAGATTCAAATGTTTTTGTCAAcagtactttattttaaaaatggcttACATAGATTATTATGAAGTTTCCTTCGTTTCtacagattaaatttaaaatcttaataataaaaaaattcagacgCTGGTCCAGTGCTTACcttcttaaattcaaaattaactttGATGGACTTTTTTAGTTGAATTCTAACAGTATGCGCGATAGATTGTCTGaattcttaaaatttatatcgCACTAGGCTCCCTGGAAACGGCGAATCCCACATAAACcctgaccgcgtggaatgttgACAAAATTCGCCATATTTCAATATTGAGACGCAATTCCGATGGTCCGGGTAAAAATTGAAATCGTCAATACATATGTGGTATATTTCTTATGTTATATGTGTCTCATTTCAAGGAACGCAGGTTATAATAGCTACATGCTGATAGAGAAtgaattattatactaatattataaatgtgaaagtaactcaagagtcgagatggcccagtggttaaaacgcgtgcatcttaaccgatgattgcgggttcaaacccaggcaagcacaactgattcatgtgcttaatttgtctttataattcatctcgtgctcagcggtgaaggaaaacatcgtgaggaaacctgcatgtgacaaatttcatagaaattctgccacatgtgtattccaccaactcgcattagaacagcgtggtggaatatgttccacaccttctcctcaaagggagaagaggcctttagcccagcagtgggaatttacaggctgttgttgttgttgtttgttggaagtaactctgtctgtctgtactctttcactaccaaaccaataaaccgaatttgacgaaatttggtatggagcaagcttgaactccaaaaaaggacatccAAGCTACTACCTTTTTTTACTAACACGTGACATCCGTCCCCTAAAACGAGCAAGCAAAGCCGCGAGCGATTACCAGTATGTATATCAATTACCGTATGTCCTGTAGTGGTACGTAgactcaattattttaataattaatcataaataaggCTGTCATataatggaaaaataaaaaacagttattaataaataaaaatataataaaaaatcatagacAATACAAACAATTTCGAACAAATCATTGACACGGCACCGACACGGCAATCTGAAACATAAATTACGTTGAAACAATtcactttatctattttattaaacaactagctgcgcccgcgaccttgtacgcgtttaaatttaattaaataatatattattgtagcctaagttactccttgttatatcagttattggccagtgaaagtaccgtcaaaatcggtccagccatttcCGAGAATAACCGAAACTAATACAAATAACaggcagacaaaaattaaaaaatatatatattttggagTATGTACCGTGTGTGTACGTACATAATGCATTGagttaaaaagggctattttaatataacaaacggacactccaattttattatatgtatagatagatattaAACAAACAGCCCGCCCCAGCTGCGCACGGGTTGAATAAGGTACAATGCATCTTAActgacgattgcgggttcaatctcATGCAAGCGTTGCTGTGCTGTGcttagtttgtatttataattcatctcgtgctcggcggtgaaggtaaaaatcgtgaggaaacctgcatgtgtctaacttaaTCAATTCATTCATTCAGAAACATTgtagtggaataagttccaaaaccttctcctcaaagggagaggaggcctgagtCTAGcaatgggtaatttacaggctgttgacgATGAATAACGGCACACCAGAGTTCTACCAAAATATGACGAAAAGTGGAAACATCAGACAAAAAATGTAGTTATAAAGTACATAATTACCTTTGAAAACAATCGGAAAATCATCCTAGGAGTGAGATCTGCGTCTCAGGCGATATCGTCTGTCACACCGACGACAGCGTTTGAAGGAGCCCGATCGCGATCGACATCGCCACGAGTAGCTGTTTGAAAAcaatagaaagaaagaaagaaagaaagacaTGTAATAGTTTAAACCCGCGGCTTTACTTGCTCGATTAAGGGTTAAAAATTACCCTTCATCCTTCCTTGAAGCGTAAGCTTGCAAATAAGTAAAAGTCTAAAGATCAATACACatcgttttttaattcattacatcgtataaaacaagaTCCcttcccgctgtctgtccctatgtatgctttacaTCTTTGAAAtgacaacggattttgatgcgctttCGTTTCAAtcgatagattgattcaaaagaAATGTCAAGCTCTAAagtaatcagtgtttctctactgtattgtgcatgtatcatatacaaaaaccgcatcaaaatccattgcgtaacaagctatttgacaatgcgaaaaataaattgtgaattattgtaatcagtgtatattatgagtttaaaaatgtttatttactaacgaaacttgaaaataatacttaatttattcaaaaatcaataaataaaaatgcattttttcaaatgtttgtcacgtgacacaaaacactcctgattggccgggcttatgatgaagtcactttgttgtaaaccttgcttttctactatatgtaccacagataaaaatacagcaaagtgacgtcaccgaccccattgcagcgccatattgtccaagtagcgttttcgcgcgttatttaaatatggaatttttaatatgatgtttatcggcaaatatgtactagaaataaaaaaaatcaacttttactgggtttcttaacctcttctaaataatataaattggattttaaaaaccagtcaaatagcctatttcaaagatctaagcatacatagggacaaacggcggtaagcgagtttgttttatacaatgtaatgatgaGCGTAGATCTAGAATTAACTCACCGTGCTCCTCGTCTAGATCTTGATCGACAACGCCGCCTCTTGCAGCACTGTTTTATACGATAATGACGATCGCCGGACCGACATTTCTTAAATCGACCCTGCTTAGTGCGACAACGGCTGAAAAAGATCAATCTTAATCTACTATTCAGAAAAaacaatgtgatttttttatgagttCGAAATTGAATGTATTATTTCtagaaattatttctttaaatataattaaaattaaagaaatgttaattaattattaaaataaaatactatgcaCTTTAATTTATTGGTGACTTATCAATACAGTTCATGGccatactatattaaaaaaaaactcacgtTTTACACATTCtgtaaaagaaagaaaaaaaaatcattaaataaaattaactttcataattaaattactttaaagcaattcatagacaaaaataacataCTTCCGTCTCCTTCGACATTTCGCCATTGTGTctgcaaaacattaaaaaaatatttatttttcatattaaaaaaaaattatgtatgtacCGATCAAAACGAGAGACGATTGTATCGTATCTGATAACAAGACAAATGTTTCAGCGCTTCTCAAAAAAgcgtttgtttgtaaatattatagatCAGACCTAGAATCGAAACGCCTGCAtttctgaattatttttattttgaatacatatgtacattcataataagaaaacattcgtcagttttcaaattcattcctttatcatgTCATAAGACTTTAGCATAAGctcttagtgccttttgaatctaaacattgaataattgcgacgcaatatgtcattctcgatcggtaaagcagattatcgctcacactgagcacgcgAAGATAGATCTTAACGTGACGGACCTtctcttaccccgactgtacataatctagcattcttgccaccattccacgcgatcaagatttatacagtaactatttatatatatatattttcttctttgCTACAGGTTGGCGGataagcatatgggccacctgatgataagtagtcaccatcacccatagacaatgaagctgtaagaaatattaactatttcttacatcgtcaatgtgccatcaaccttggaaactaagatgttatgttccttatgcctgtagttatactggctcactcgcccttccaCGAGCATGATTCTAgtattatctttttatattcaACAGTACACCAGAAGGCTATATAGTAGGATTTAAGCCAAAGAATAATGTAGATAAAACCAGTATGTAGTGTAAAGAGAAACAAAACTGGAGCAAAGAGGTTTGTAGTGTAGGTTTGAGAGTGTAACCTCTTTTACAAAAAtctcctttaaaaataaaatgtttaaaaagagacTAGGAATTTACTAgcgatatattacataattacataaagctattaaataaaaaaatatatactatatattccATATATGAGTTTTagtcaaaacaaatttaaattatttttatgtataggaGATTCGAATTCTTACACTAATTATTATGAACGATTTCCACACTTATCGTAAGTCTGTTAAATAATCATGCAAagatataaaatcatataaagatCATGCAATTATCTAGACCAATGATTGATATATTGATTTCACTACTTCTAATATTCCATTCAAATGTCAAAACCAATTGTGGAACAGTTAAACCCGttaccaatgatgttgtagtaaacagatatgatATTAACGcgtaaaaagtgaagactagaaaacgtcctaattgggacgtttgcctttagttgttttacttAGTAATGCgtcataatacatcataattacgtagtaatacgttttacgtaattaaaacatctagttatcccttttacttattgtttttatcaagctatcctttttacttttaatgaaatgtaaaaataaactaaaataaacggtccccggcgcggcacacttttttctgttgtttagtatggatataacatatctgtttattagaatatcattgctcgTTGCAGATAGATTGGTATTGAAAAAGATATGAGGGCTCCTCGTTGAACTGTCATTTGGATAGCATCCGATGGCATATTTTACACActcaaaactattattaaaataaattaataagactCACCTATTTGCTTATAACAATTGTGTATAagtacatttgaaataaatttaatgtataaattttacattggttaattttcacgaaataaaaaaaaaatatctcaaaacGCGTAACTTAGTCTCCGGAAAAGTAATATGTCACTACAGAATTCTGGTTTTAAATGTTGTCAATCAATTCTTCTTCTAAACGGTCTTTTTTCAGATTGTTCagtaaagagtttttatatgctAGTTCAatgaatcaaatataaatacaaaaatattactttttttgtgcCAGATTAATCATTTATGTGAGTGTGCACATTTGGACCCACATCAGAATCATATTAAAAAGCGCCCCAAGGTTTAGCCTGGTTTCCAGGAGTATCCAGTAATGGTAGGTGATGCAGGAGTGCAAAAAATTCAAGTCTAGTCTAGTCTAGAAGTGAAGTCAAAAGTCTTAAAACCCAATTTTGGGATGTGAGATCGTCAGAACACTGTTTGTCTCTGGACCCTTGGTATCCTCAAAACTAAATTGGTGTCATAACCTCATGCAATCACCAGTCGCGACTCCGAAATTCCCTCAAAgtatttgtaatgttaaaaccCATATATTTACAACCACtgataaaaaaacatcaaaatccatATTTTTTGGGTTACCTGTGCGAGAACCTCATCAGTTGTACAACAtacataaagtaaaagtaaggtaacagcctgtaaatatcccactactgggataaggcctcctcttccattaagccactgtttggaacatattccaccccgctgttccaaattagacacatgtaggtttcctaacgatattttccttcaccgccgagcacgagatgaattataagcacatattaagcacatatacatatagtggtgcttgcttgggtttgaacccgaaaaaaaagcttgcacaaagccaccaccaataaaatataatatgtcatttataatGTCTagctattgtaaatatataaataaattgcattatttgataaagataataataaatctaatcaacaatcattgtttaaatacgaaatgtaaataaaacatacaatacaAAGTTTCCTACAAAGTCGTCCTTCCTGTGGCAATATGGATTTCTCAATTGTGTATAAGAggcaagatggcccagtggttagaacgcgtgcatcttaacataTAATTGcgatttcaaacccaggcatgaactgctgaatattcatgtgcttaatttgtgtttataattcatctcgtgctcagcggtgaaggaaaacatcgtgaggaaacctgcatgtgacaaatttcatagaaattctgccacatgtgtattcaaaccgcattggaactgcgtagtggaatgtgttccaaacgtTCTGAAgaaaagggacaggaggccttagcccggcagtgggaaatttacaggctgttgttgttgtttgtataatttttcatCTTACCACTAGCGGCCGCCCGCGGCTCGCTCAcgtattagtatataaaagatataGGTATGGTGTCGCGGAcgtttttgtagaaataattaagacaAACCAGGTAgccataaattgtttttaattttaagccaCTGTTTAGCCAGCGCACGcaaataattctgttttatgAGGTATTTTTTTCCGACTTGCTAGATAAAAGTTATGATATCTcggttaatataaatattatataaacgatttatagtctatagcactcaggaataatgtagctttcggccagttaaaaaaaattagaattggATTATGAGTTACAGAAATTACCCCCTACATacaaacttacaaattttacctctttataatattagtatagaagtatagataaatatcattattagaccttatatatatatatctcttctgagtttctttcgccagttaTTCTCAGGTCAGGTTGTTTCCTTTTTATTAAGGCTGCTTTGAAATTAATtcctagtttttatacattcttcgaaagctaagaaaacagttatgtttttaaaataatctgcagaacaaatttcataatgattttcttagtttttaaagaatttccgaggaaaaaaaatcaaaaaaataatatcgttttccgcctcccatttttaaatttggtttcCGATAATgagtgtttaaatattgacaaatatccagtgtttattcgtttttataaataagaagaaaaataaatttctattgatatttttttctaaataaatttttgggGTTTGCATTTCTgacaaattttgataaaagctaaacaaaacgtgataactcaaaaatggttcacttttggattatgtatatgggggttaaaattattgcaaatagtcacccctatcacctcctagtggatgtacgtcgaattaccaataaccctgtatattaatAGCGCCAGAAGATTTTTGTCCCAAAGATTATGGGACGAGGTCTGCATATAAAAAATCGGTCAGCCTCATAAAAAGGATTCTTCttgtaatttactaaattacgatttaacagaaaaatatttttaaagaccgGAAAATGTTGCTAGCCTGTAAGGGAGCTGTATATGGTCAAAGAGACCATGTACTAtgtattaaagtttatataccATAGCGTTCTGTTTTCGATAGGcatcatgtaaatatatttatcacttaccTGCaatcaatgatgttttagtaaacagatgtTATTAacacgcaaaaagtgaagactagaaaacgtcctaattgggacgtttgccttaagcagttttacgtagtaatccgttataatacatcataattacgtagtaatacgttttgcgtaattttaattacatctaGTTATcgcggcgcggcacacttttttctgttgtttagtatgggtataacatagctgtttattagaatatcattgcctgCATATATCAAATAGAATTACGGCCTCTGCAAAATCGagaaatctttgtttttttaaccGCACCAAAAGGAAGACACATAGCTATTGATAAgggataataaaacaaataaactttcaaagctaaatatattaacaatatcacAAGGCGTAACTTAatcgtatatttaaaaagaaaacatacacACAAAATGTCTATTGTTTGAAGTTAATCTTGTACCCTTTCGTTTCTGGGTCTTGTTCCATTTGGAAATTCTGCGTTGACAGACCGAAGGGCTTCAGGATCATGTTTCCTAAATCCTTGAGTTTGTCTAACATTTCCGTTTTCAATTTATCGTTCCTCTCCGCGATCAATGGCGGCAAACGTACCATCGCGCTTTGTGCCTCCTTGTGCGACGGATCTATTAACAGCATCTGCTTGTAATCCTCTAGACTTTCATCTAACTTCTCTGTTATTTCGTAGCACTGGGCTCGTCTGTCAAAATCGAAAGatacagattattaatattggtagcaagttttttttttatttggtaattaactgtactaatattataaagatttttttttatggaatagattggcggacgagcatatgagccacctgatggtaagtggtcatcgtcacccatagacaatgacgctgtaagaaatattaactattccttacaccgtcaatgtgccaccaatcttggaaacttagatgttatgtcccttgtgcctgtagttacactggcccactcaccattcaaaccggaacacaacaatactgcgtatttttgtttagcgatagaatgtctgatgagtgggtgatacctacccaggcgggcttgcacaaagccctaccaccaagaaaagaaagaagaattaaaatttgtttattttgtacgtAGGTGTTAatcattaaaactaattatttaattctaaaattattttacccaCAGAGAACATTACCTaagtatgaattatatatattttttataataagtattggacaacatcaaatacattactctgtctcaatgtaagtagctaacgacAGCACcataaacatagaaaactaataaactatttccgtcgggaatcgaaaccgggacctcacAGTGGCGTACAAATGAAAACGCTACGCTACTCTATCGTGAAATTACAGATAATTACGATTAATTATTctacaaatataccaataacatTATGTTAAAGCTCTGTTCCATAACTAACATAAATACAGACAGGATAAATGCATATGAGACATAATTATGGCCGTGGCTGCTGTTGtcgtcgttgttgttgttgttgtcgttgttgttgttgttacctgTAGTATGCTTTCACGTATTTATCGTCCAGCTCGATGGCCTTCGTGCAGTCCTTGATCGCGTGCTTGTATCGCTCCAGCTTCAGCTTCGCGGCGCTCCTGTTGCAGTATAGGACCGCACGTTGTTCGTTGAACTGCAGCGGACATATTTTCAAtgctgaaataattatatttttttatggtataggttggaggACGAACATATGGActacatgatggtaagtggtcatcatcacccatagacaatgaagctgtaagaaatattaacttttccttacgtcttcaatgtgccaccaaccttgggaactaagatgttatgtccctaatCTTTGAGTCTCTAATTGTTGAGATAACTTGGAAAtttgactttatttataatacaaaactaatCCACTAAactacagtacgacacaacttagatgtagcatcggaaaatttaataaaaccgattactgccgattcacataaccaatagaaatagctccctccCTCGCCATTCGAccctattcgtcgctatagattcccgcgtcagttcaacccgagacaacaattgcgtgtaaatcgacgcgtcaaattgacgaatatattaggtcataatattatgagttattacgtttgtgtaaagatcatattcacgtaagaaatattgataatttgagatagtgtactcaattcggatgcgatcggttttacgaattctgccgatgctacatctgagtacGTATCGTACAATACTTATATCcagtataataatacttaaatcatTCCAAAGACCAATTCGACGACactcaaaatgtatttattcgcgaatacataattaattattcaagatGTCGACCGATTATTTCGCGTCAATTCaacagcatttttttttacaatacaacaacagcccgtaaatttcccactgctgctaaggcctcttctccctttggggaaaagatttggaacatattccaccaagctgttccaatgcaggttggtggaa from Vanessa cardui chromosome 28, ilVanCard2.1, whole genome shotgun sequence encodes the following:
- the LOC124541715 gene encoding tetratricopeptide repeat protein 1, translated to MSDRLKSTNSVSNEDVIQDLTKNLEFSLRPDDDDGLNSNDHDNCASGDSSKASPSVDILLKDEEDEVKNEQSDKDDSDTDSIDELSLKDAEVDLTDDQKSERRSIAETLKTMGNLAFKNEEYERSIEKYTEALKICPLQFNEQRAVLYCNRSAAKLKLERYKHAIKDCTKAIELDDKYVKAYYRRAQCYEITEKLDESLEDYKQMLLIDPSHKEAQSAMVRLPPLIAERNDKLKTEMLDKLKDLGNMILKPFGLSTQNFQMEQDPETKGYKINFKQ